In Luteibacter mycovicinus, a genomic segment contains:
- a CDS encoding STAS domain-containing protein — MAINVHNDTDHGCLTLHLGERFDFSIHRAFHDACLGDVAAARSYVLDLEQVTSMDSSALGMLMLLREHAGGDRAEIRIVNAGADLRNTLRIAGFDKLFTVH, encoded by the coding sequence ATGGCCATCAACGTCCACAACGATACCGATCACGGCTGCCTGACCCTGCACCTGGGCGAGCGCTTCGACTTCTCCATCCATCGTGCCTTCCACGATGCCTGCCTGGGCGACGTGGCAGCGGCCCGCAGCTACGTGCTGGACCTTGAGCAGGTCACCAGCATGGACAGCTCCGCGCTGGGCATGCTGATGCTTCTGCGCGAGCACGCCGGCGGCGACCGCGCCGAGATCCGCATCGTCAACGCCGGTGCCGACCTGCGTAATACGCTGCGCATCGCTGGCTTCGATAAGCTTTTCACCGTGCACTAA